A part of Palaemon carinicauda isolate YSFRI2023 chromosome 8, ASM3689809v2, whole genome shotgun sequence genomic DNA contains:
- the LOC137645182 gene encoding uncharacterized protein: MAKKRSLDGPLRPSTSSFSRQVVRHGCYTRETAKEEKEEVVGQTLGPEAQDLWALRLLQELERESWGDFQAYLCMDWHIFAKLLQRIKPRITKSERGRVPLPPGLKLGVTLRYLAIGNSYRALAFDFRVANNTMSQFIPRVCRAIYEEYREELFHMPDNPDEWRTIAERFGWKGNFNHACGVIDGKHIAIKKPHKSGSLYYNYKGFFSIIHLSVVDTDYKFLWVDLDDEAFQCQRPRSQRPCVQLPPVKTPKSSGKWLRDISTQVAMRNHHIPIDTTELCRYCAGLHGLV, translated from the exons caagtacatcatcattcaGTCGTCAGGTCGTTCGTCATGGCTGTTATACCAGAGAAA CAGcaaaggaagagaaggaggaggtggTGGGTCAGACCCTGGGTCCTGAGGCGCAAGATCTTTGGGCTTTGAGACTACTCCAAGAGCTCGAGAGGGAGTCCTGGGGAGACTTCCAGGCTTATCTCTGCATGGATTGGCATATCTTTGCCAAGTTGTTGCAGAGAATTAAACCCCGCATCACCAAGTCAGAAAG AGGCCGTGTACCATTGCCGCCAGGCCTCAAGCTAGGAGTTACTCTACGGTACCTCGCTATTGGCAACAGTTATAGAGCACTGGCATTTGACTTCCGCGTGGCGAACAACACAATGTCGCAGTTTATCCCCCGTGTGTGTAGGGCCATTTATGAGGAGTACAGAGAGGAACTGTTTCACATGCCGGACAACCCTGATGAGTGGCGTACCATAGCAGAGAGATTTGGCTGGAAGGGGAATTTCAATCATGCATGCGGCGTCATTGATGGGAAACATATAGCCATCAAGAAGCCACACAAGTCTGGATCATTGTACTATAACTATAAGGGTTTTTTCTCAATAATCCACTTGTCAGTTGTTGACACAGATTATAAGTTTTTGTGGGTGGAT CTGGATGATGAAGCCTTTCAGTGCCAGAGGCCTCGCTCACAAAGACCGTGTGTTCAACTACCGCCTGTCAAGACCCCGAAGAGCAGTGGAAAATGGCTTCGGGATATTAGCACACAGGTGGCGATGCGTAATCACCACATTCCAATAGACACCACAGAACTGTGTCGCTATTGTGCTGGATTGCATGGCCTTGTATAA